The genomic window TTATAATAAGACTCTTAAAAATCGGTGGAAGATCTGCCGTAATAGTTCCAGACGGAGTACTCTTTGGATCATCAAATGCTCATAAAGCTATCAGAAAAGAGATAATAGAAAACCAGAAACTAGAAGCTGTCATATCTATGCCAAGCGGGGTATTCAAACCCTATGCAGGAGTATCTACAGGGATATTAATATTCACAAAGACAGATGATGGCGGTACAGATGACGTATGGTTCTACGATATGACAGCAGACGGATATTCCCTGGATGACAAGAGAAACAAAATAGATGACAATGATATCCCGGATATTCAAAAGAGATGGGACAACAGAGAAGCTGAGAAAGATAGAAAAAGGACAGAAAAGAGTTTCTTTGTACCTAAAGATGAGATAGTTTCAAACGACTATGATCTTTCCATCAACAGATACAAAGAGATAGAACACGAAGAGGTAGAGTACGAAGCACCTAAGACAATACTGAAAAACATCAAGGTTCTGGAGGAGGATATCATGAAGGGTATCCAAGAGCTTGAGAAGATGCTGGGTGTTTAATATGAGTTATAAATTAGTTCAAAATTTAAATACATTAAAAAAATTACCTAAAAATTACAGGTTAGTAGAATTTTCTAAATTAGTAAAAGACGCGACTAAAAATGTAACTAAAATAAAAAAACAAGATTACCTTGAATTAGGTAAAATTCCTATTATAGATCAAGGCCAAGAATTTATAGCTGGATATTCAAATGATATTGAGAAAAATTTTTATAAAAATAAAGCAATTATATTTGGAGACCACACAAGAAAATTTAAATATATTGATTTCCCGTTTTATATAGGTGCTGATGGCGTTAAAGTTTTAGAAAGTGATTTAAAAACAGTTTTTCCAAAATATTTATATTATTTTTTCCAAACATTAAATATTCCAAATACAGGATATAATAGACATTTTAAGTATTTAAAAGATGTTAAAATCATTCTACCCCCTATACCCACACAAATAAAGATAGCCGCCGCCCTGGACAAAGCCCAGGAGCTCATCGACAAAAGGAAAGAGCAGATCCAGAAGTATGACGATCTCCTCCAGAGTGTGTTTTTGGATATGTTCGGTGACCCTGTTACGAATCCTAAGGGGTGGGAAGTAGACATTTTAAAAGAGCATCTAAATATAGTTGGTGGATATGCTTTTAAAAGCTCTTTATTTGAAGAAACTGGCGTTCCTGTTATAAAAATAGGTACTGTTAATAAAGGTTATTTTGATGTAAATACTTTTAGTTACTATAATGAAAAGTATTTAGATTCTTTAGAGAAGTATCTTGTGGTACCTAATGATTTACTTATTTCGTTAACTGGAACTGTAGGAAAAGAAGATTATGGAAATATATGCAGGTCTACTAATGAGTTTTCTCAGTATTTCCTAAACCAGCGTGTTGCGAAACTTCAATTTAATAAAGAGACAATAAATGATTACTATGCTGAATATACTTTCAAAAATCCTAAATTTAAAAGTGAAATAATAAAACTTAGTAGAGGGGTTAGGCAAGCAAATATAAGTAATAACGATATTTATAGTTTAAATATTTCTTTACCCCCTCTACCACTGCAAAGTCAATTCGCTTCTATCGTAAAAAAGGTAGAAGAAGAAAAGAAAAAACTGGAGACTTCTCTCTCAGAACTTGAAAATAATTTCAATTCAATTATGCAGAGAGCATTCAAGGGAGAGCTGTTTTAAAAAGGGGGATATATGTCAACTAATATACATTATTTTCAGAGGTATTCACAGAGGGAAAACGTAGCTACAAATAACACCTTACTTCTTTTTTCAAGACTATACTATGATTCTATTCACAAGTTCAACGATTTTTTAAGTAACCTTATGGAGAGTGAAGATATAAGTGTTGGACTAAGATTTTCACAGCAGGATAAAAACGGGTCTTCCGTCCCAGACGGATCATTTGGTCAGCCGAGCTTTAAAGTTGTTATAGAAACAAAACTTCACAATAAATTTGATGAGAGTCAGTTGATCAACCATCTCAAAGCCTTTTCAAACGAGGAAAAGAAAATTTTGATAGGTCTTAGTCCCGCATATATGAGTAAAAAATCAAAAGAAAAGATAACAGAAATAGCTAAAAAAGAAAACGTCAAATTTATTAATGTAACTTTTGAGAAAATAGTAAAAGCCTTTAGAGAAGCATTAGTAGACTATGATTTTGAATTGCATGCAATCATAGAAGATTTTGAAAAGTACTGTTATCAGGAGGGGCTTATAAAGGAAGATCAATTTCTTATGAGAATACTACCTTGCGGTCCGTCCTTTGATATAAATAAAAAACATAAACTTTATTTTGCTCCAGCAGATAGAGGTTATACAGAGCATGGATATTTGGGGATTTATGCCAATAAGTCAGTTAGAGGGATAGGGAAAATTAAAAACATAATTGATGCCGATATTAAAGATGGAAACATTGATATCAAGAAAAGTAAGAAAAATACTACTGAAGAAGAAGCAGAAAGAATAATAGATGCCATAAAAGAAACAAAAGAAACCCTAGGATGGAATATAGAGTCAGGACATAAATTTTTTATTATGGAAGAATTTTATGACACTGATTTCAAAAAAGAATCCAAAGGCGGGATCATGGGAGCCAGATTTTTTAATTTAAAAGATATTATAGGAGAAGAAAAAAATATTTCCGCTGAAGAATTAGCAAAGAGATTAAGAGAAAATAACTGGGAATAAAATATAGAAACTATATAGCAGGGGCTGATTTTTCGGCTCCTGTAATATAGTTTTTAGCCTAAAAGGGGGATGTTGGGTATGAGTAACTTAAATTTGAATACAGACAACTTTACTTTTTTAAAAGATGATTTTAATGACTTGTACAATTCTTGTGCAGAAGCTGAAAAAAACTGTTTCCTCAATCCAAGAACCAGTGCTTTTTATTCTCGTAGGGCTCTTGAGATCGGTGTAAACCTTGTATTTCAATTAGAGGGTATAACCAAACCCTTTAATGCCAATTTATCAGAACTCATGAACCACTATGATTTTTGTGACCTTTTTGATGACAAGGAACAGCTTGAACTCCTGAAATTTGTCAGAAGGACTGGTAACTTTGCCGTACATAGCCACAATGTAATAGAGCAAAAGGCCTCTTTGTCCTGCCTTGAGATAATCTATGATTTTTCTGTATGGATAGCTTACTGCTATGGTTCTCTAGAAGAGGATCAGGCATTTAATGAGTTGCTGATACCAAGGACAGTCCAGGAACCACAGGAAGATCTCCTAAAAAAGATGAAAGAGCTTGAGGAACAGCTGAAAGTCCAGCTTGAAAATTCCAAATATGAAAAAGTTGATTACAAGAAAGAGAGAGATTTCAGGGTAAAAAATATCTCTGAAGCTGATACAAGAAAGCTGTATATAGATATGCAGCTGAGAGAAGCAGGATGGAATCTTGAAAAACCTAACACAATAGAATACAAAGTTTCCGGTATGCCCAATAACAGCCAGGAAGGCTATGCTGACTATGTCTTGTGGGGCAGCGACGGCAAACCCCTGGCAGTAGTAGAAGCCAAGAAAACCATGAAAGATCCAGAAATAGGAAAACATCAGGTAACTCTTTATGCTGAATGCCTTGAAAAAGAGTTCAGTCAGTATCCTGTGAGGTTTTATACCAATGGCTTTGAGACCTATATCTGGGAAACTGGAGAAGTTCCAAGGAGGATATACGGTTTCTACAGAAAAGATGAGCTTGAAACTGTAATTGCTAGAAGAGATCTGTTACTGTCTGTAGAGAAAGCCAGAAAAGAGATAAAACCAGAAATAGCGGGAAGGGACTACCAGATAAGAGCCATCACCAAGGTTGTGGAAACCTATTACAATAAAAACAGAAAGGCACTCCTTGTAATGGCTACTGGTTCAGGTAAGACAAGGACAGCCATGTCCATAGTCAATACCCTTGCAAATGCCAACATGGTAAGGAGAGTTCTGTTTCTTGCAGACAGGACAGCCCTTGTAAATCAGGCTAAAAATAGTTTTAAAAATTATCTCAGTGATTTTACACAATGCAACCTCGTAGAGGTAAAAGAAAATGATAACTCAAGGCTTGTCTTCTCCACCTATCAGACCATGATAAATGAAATAGACAAACTGAGAAAAGACGGTTCAAGAAAATTTGGAGTTGGATATTTTGATCTTATTATTGTAGATGAATCCCACAGAAGTATCTACAAAAAATACGGTGCTATTTTTGATTATTTTGATTCTATGCTCTTGGGTCTCACAGCTACACCCAAGGAAGAAATAGACAGAAATACATATACAATTTTTGACTTACCCAGCGGAGAGCCTACAGATACCTACAATCTTCATGAAGCTGCCGAAAAGGGTTATTTGGTCCTTCCCCTGGTAAAGGAGATTGATCTCAAGTTCCCAGAAAAAGGTATCGTTTACAGCGAGCTTTCAGAAAAAGAGCAAGAAGAGTATGAAGATACTTTTTCTGATGAAGAGGGTAATCTCCCCGAAAAAATTGATGGTACTGCCATCAATAGCTGGCTATTCAACAGTAACACAGTTGAAAAAGTCCTAGAAACTCTCATGACCTCTGGAAACAAAATACAGGGTGGGGACAAGCTGGGGAAAACTATTGTCTTTGCAAAAGATGATAAACATGCTGATTTTGTAGTAAAAACTTTTGATAAAATGTACCCAAAAATGGGGGATTTCTGCCAGAAGATAACCAATACAGTGAATTATTCCCAGGACCTTATAGATCGTTTTTCAGATTCTAAGAAGATGCCACAGATAGCTGTATCTGTAGACATGCTTGATACTGGTATAGATGTTCCTGAGATTCTAAACCTTGTATTTTTCAAGAAAGTCAGGTCAAAAGCTAAGTTTTGGCAGATGATAGGCAGAGGTACAAGGCTGTGCCCAAATATATTTGGTCCGGGACTTGATAAAACAGACTTCTATATATTTGATTTCTGCAAGAACTTTACTTTCTTTGAGACAAATGTAAATGAGCTGGTTACAAAACTTCAGGAGTCTATCACACAGAGGATATTCAATATGAGGACCTCCCTTCTCCACAAGTTGCAGCATGTTGATTTCCAAGGTGACGAAGATTACAAAAATCTTTGGGGAAAATTACTGGCTCTTCTTTCCTCTGAGATATCCACTCTTGATAAAAACAGTGCCTTTGTGAGAAAAGAACTGAGATATGTGGAAAAATATAGTGATTCCAATGAACTTAGAGTTTTGGATGAAAATAAGATTATTGAAATAAAAAACCATATAAGCCATCTGCCCTTTGCCATTCAGAAAGATGATGAGTCGGCAAAGAGATTTGATATACTTATTCTTTCGCTCCAGCTTTCTATACTAGAGAATACAACCAAGCAGAAAACCATAATCAGAAATCTAGGATCCATAGGTAGGGAGTTAGAACAAAAAGGATCTATTCCAAAAGTTGCTCAAAATAAGGAGACAATCAAACTCTTGAATGACGATGCATTTTGGGCAAAAACTTCTATAGTGGAATTAGAGGAGATAAGAGAAGTTTTGAGAGAACTGATGAAGTTCCTCGATAAAGGAGGAGAGCAACAACAGATTTTTTATACAAACTTTGAAGACAGTATAGAGAATATGGAGGTAAAAGATCTGGGATTTGGTAGATATGACTATCTGGACCCAAAAACAAAACTCAAAAAAATCCTAGACGAACACCAAGAGGATTTGGCAGTAAAGAAGCTCCGTAATAACATTCCCCTCGATCATGAAGATATAGATAATCTTGAGACTATCTTATTTAAAAGTGAGATTATCACCAAAGATGAGCTTATAGAGCACTGTGGCGAGGAATTCCAAGAGCTCACCAGTAAATACGGAGAAAATCCTCTGGGGTATTTTCTCAGATCCATTGTAGGACTAGAAAAAGCAGCTGTTCAAAAGGCATTTTCAGAATTTTTATCTGAGGGTAATTTTAGCGGTAAGCAGATAGACTTTATAAATATGATCGTAGAACACTATATCCGTAACGGTAATTTTGAGAAATCCAAGCTAAAGGAAAAACCTTTTAGCGTGATGCATACCAAAGGGATACAGGGACTTTTCCCCAATATAGAAGACATAAAGAAGCTCGCTCAAACTATCGACAATATAAACAGTAGTGCAGAGTTCAAGTATTAAAATATCTGTAGTTACTGAGTTTTATATGCTGTAACTATAAAAATATTGGAGGATATGAAAATGCCTTTATTTAATAAAAACGGAGAGGTTCTTAACCTTGTAAAACAGAAGAATTTTGACTTTGAAAAAGAACTCCAAACTTTAATTGAAAACAACCTGGAAGAGATTTTCAGCTGTAAGTTTGTAGCCAGCGAATTTTCTACGGGAAGTGTCCACAATGGTCGTATAGATACAATAGCTATTTCCGAGGATAAAAATCCCGTAATAATAGAGTATAAAAAGGTGGAATCATCGAGCCTTTTAACGCAGTCTCTTTATTATCTTTCCTGGCTAAAGGACCATCAGGGGGATTTTCAAATTGCTGTAAATAAGAGCTTGGGAGAAGTAGAGATTGATTGGAGTGCAATACGGGTTATCTGTATTGCACCTGATTATAAAAAATACGACCTTCATGCTGCAGAGATGATGGGGGCACCCATAGAGCTATGGAAGTATAAGAACTATGAAAACGGAATGTTTAGCCTGGAAGAGGTTTTCAGTAGGGAAAAGATAATTAAACCAAAACCAAAGCAGGAAACACAAATAATAGAGCCACCAGTATGGACTTATGAAAGACATTATAACAAGCTGGGGACATCAGCTCTAAAAGAACTTCTAGAAGAGATAAGAGAGTACAGTTTAAGCCTTGATGAGTCAGTGGAAGAGGCTCCAAAGAAACTTTATATAGCATATAAGGTAGCTAAAAATTTTATGTGTATAGAAACTTTTAAAAAGAGGATGCTGCTGTATTTGAAGTTTACCTCTGAAGATATAGAAAAGTACAAAACTTTCGGTCGTGATGTGACGAATATTGGTCACTTTGGGACTGGAAATTTTGAGTTTGCCATAAATGGAATAGAGGATATGGAGTTGGCCAAGGAGCTGATCAGGGTTTCTTTTGAGGGTATAGGGGAATAGAAAAAATGCAGCAAAAGGCTTAATGTCTTAGCTGCGTTTTATTTTTATCTACCATAATTTTTTTAGAAAAAATTAAAAAAATATGTTACACTCTATATTGTTTTAAGTAAATAATTAAGGAGTAAAAAATTATGCAATTAATATATTGTGATGAAAGTTGTCATCTTCCAAATGATAAAATAAATTCTATGGTGTTAGGCGCAGTGTACTGTAATGAAAAATATAAAAGAGAAATATTTAATGATATAAGAATAATTAAAGAAAAACATAATTTAAGCCCATATTTCGAAATAAAATGGACTAAAGTTTCAATTGGTAAGATAGAATTTTATTTAGAACTCTTAGATTACTTTTTTAAAAAAGAATCCCTCAATTTTAGAGGTCTTGTTGCTAAAGGGAAAAATAGCTTAAACCATGAAGAATATAATGATGGAGATTACGATACTTGGTACTATAAGATGTATTATTACTTACTTAATTATATTCTTAATCTAAATGAAAATCATAGAATTTTTATAGATATAAAAGACACTAATGGAGGCGATAGAACGAATGAATTACATAATATTTTATGTAATTATATGCATGATAAAAATAGAGAAATAATACATGACATTAGGCAAATTCATTCTTGTGAATCCGAAATATTACAATTAACAGATTTAATAATTGGAGCTATTTCATATTATCAGCGTGGATTGAACACTATAAATCCAAATGGTGGGAAAAGTTTAATAGTAAATAGATTAAAAGAACTTTCAGGTTCGTCTTTAAATGAAAAAAATCAAAGTTTAAAGTTTAATCTATTTATTTGGACCCCTAGGAAGTGATGCTAATGTATAATAATTCAAGTATAAAAATAAGTGTTGACAATGCATACTCAAAATATCGAATTGAGGTTCTTGATAAAATCTTAATATTTAATAGCAAAAAGATAGTTTCTAAAAAATTTCCTTTAGTTGATAATAAATGTGGAACATTTTTTCATATCATTACTAGAAATGCAGAAGATAAAAGAGGAAATCTAACACAACTTCCTTGCCATAAAACACTCTGTAATCATAAATGTACTTATTACTTTACATATAATCCTCTTATTAATGACCCTAAAGAAAAAAGATCTATTTGTCCCCATAGATTAGATAATTCTGTCATTCTTAAAAATTTTTTTACTCAGAGTCATTTAAAAGTATGGTCTAAAAATATTGGGACAGTGAAAGGGAGAAGAAATAGAGTTTTATTTCTGGATGATATTAAAAATTACTTAATTATACTAGATGAAAGATCAACTTATTATATGCTATGGACTGGATATCCTATTGAAACTAATGATAGAATGAATAAGTTTTTAAGAGAGTACGCAAATTCGAAAAATAAATTAAAATAAAAAAAGCCATGAATTCATGGCTTTTAAACAAATGCAGGGGTTGTCGTAACAACTCCGTTTCTCCTTGTACCCTGTTGGTACCTGAGCAATATAATTATATTAGATTATATTAGATTAGTCAATACAAATCAAATATAATTGTCTAACCTAATATATTTATATGAAAAATTATGTAATTTCCTTTTAAATGAAAAATAATAATTAAAAAAATGAGATTATTGTAAAAAGTTTACTGATATCAGTAAACTTTTTGTTTTACCCCCTAGATTTTTAAATACAAATTAATTATAATCAGAATGAGAAGAAAATAATCTCGGGGGGAAAACTAGAATATGTCAGGAATTAAAAACCAGAAAAGAGAAGAAGTTATGCGTGAACTTATAAAGGATCTTGAAGATAAAAGAGATAAAGGTTGGTACGGAGAAGTAATAATTTCTTTTAAAGGAGGAGCCGTAGAAAAAGCCGGATTTACAGAAAATAAAAAATATCTTTAGGTACGTGAGCAGAGCCCGACCTATCTTAGATGATTAAAAGTCATCTTTGATATGGTTGGGCTCTTTTTATTTTGAATTTTTATATCAGGTGATAAAGCAGTATAAGGAATGAAATAACCATCTATGTGTGTTGGCCTTTTATCGGTCTTTATCATCTTATATGAGGTTTTAAAAAAAGTAGAGTCAGGAGGTGATTTATGGAAATCAAAAAGTTAAAGATTACGGAGATAGTTCCTTACGTAAATAATGCCAAGGAGCATCCTCAGGAACAGATAAACAAGATAAAGGCGAGTATCCAGGCCTTTGGATTCAATGACCCCATAGCTGTGGATGAGAACAATGTGATTATAGAAGGGCATGGAAGACTTATTGCTCTTGAACAACTAGGCTTTGAAGAGGTGGAAGTAATAAGGCTTGATCATTTGAGCGAAGTGGAGAAAAAGCAGTATATCCTAGCTCATAATAAGCTAACGATGGAAACAGGATTTAATCTTGAAAAACTAGAGCTTGAACTTGAAGCAATAAAAGTATCAGAAGGAGATCTTACCCTTACAGGATTTAATTTGGATGAAATAGATGATATCAATCTCAATCTGGTTGATCGTGCTCGTGTAGGAGAAATAGAAGAGGACGAAGTTCCAGAGATAGACCTGGAAAGAGAACCCTTTTCAAAATTAGGTGACTTCTGGAAACTGGGAGATCATAAACTTCTTTGTGGAGATGCTACAAACAAGGACCAAGTTCAACTACTTATGGGAGAAGAAAAAGGTCAGCTTGTAGTAACGGATCCTCCATACAATGTCAATTATGAAGGCGCTACAAAAGACAAACTAAAGATAGCTAATGACAATCTATCTGGTAATGAATTTTATTATTTCTTACTTGGATCTTATTCCAGGGTATATGAAAGCCTGGAAGATGGAGGAGGAATCTATGTATTTCATGCTGACACTGAAGGAATAAACTTCAGGAAGGCCATGGTGGATGCAGGATTCTATTTTGCTCAATGCTGTGTCTGGGTGAAGAACAGTTTAGTCATGGGAAGACAAGATTATCATTGGCAGCATGAACCTATATTGGTGGGATGGAAGCCTGGGAAAGCACATAATTGGTATTCAGATAGAAAACAGACCACGGTTTGGAAGTTTGACAGGCCATCAAGAAATGATATTCATCCTACTATGAAACCCCTTAACTTGATAGCGTATCCAATTGAAAACAGCTCCAAGCCTGGGGATATAGTCATAGATCTATTTGGTGGAAGTGGCTCGACTCTTATGGCGTGTGAAGAGACAGAAAGAAGATGCAGGACCATGGAGATAGACCCAAGGTATGTGGATGCAATAGTCAAAAGATACCTTGCCAGTGGAAGAGAAAATATAGAGCTTATAAGAGATGGGAAAATATATTCCTTAGATGAGATAAAAGATGATCTTCTGAGGGAGGATAAATAAATGAAATTTGATATGAGCCAAGTTGCCCGGATAGGAATAGATAAGCTCGTACTCTCTGGGATAAAGGTTGAAAGCAACAGAAATTCAACTATTACAGAAGGCCAGGGGTGGATTGAAGAAAAACTAGAACTTAAGGAAGAGCTCTTTAGTATAGTGAAATCTATCAAACTCTATGAAACCGGAGAGATGGTAGAAGCAAACTATCTGAGATTTAACCCGAACAGACTTCTCCATGGTCATAATATATCAAATGCAAGAGCACCTGAGCTTAAAAAAGCAGTGGATTTACTTATTCAAAAATTAGGATCTAAAGGAATATCAGTAGATATAACCGATGCCAAGATCAGTGAAATAGAGATAAATATAAACATTGAAGCAAAGTTTGAGGAATACAAGGAAGTTCTAATTTTATTATTTTTAAAATTACCAAATTTGAGAAAGATAGGGAACTTAACTCTGGGGAAAGCCTATAAAAAACTTTTTACAGACTCTACCTTGGATGGAGGCTGGCAGAATCACGGTGTGAGAGCATATGACAAAAGGAGAGAGGTGAGCGATGAAACTGTTCTAAGCTTTGATCTTTTAAGAATAGAGTGGTGGCTGTCCAGCTCCTCATATAAGTATTATGCCAGTAAGTTTGACAGAGATAATATCCTGAGTTCACTTCTGGAAGACTGTGATGTGCTGGATCTTATTTTTATGGATCTATGCATCAACAAGCTTTTTAAAGGGGCGTATAAATATCTAGAAGAAGAGATTATCCCTGAATTAGAAAGAGCTTATCTGGATTTTAAGAAAACAAACAGAGAAGCAGCCAATAAAGGCAAAAATCCTAAAAGGAATGTTTATAAATACTTGGAGGAGAATTATTGGATATTTGATTATTCATATCTTATAGAAATAGTTAGTAAGCATGATAAAAAAAATAGGAAAAGAGAAATGGAAAGAATCAAAACAAACTATTCTCGCTATAGTAACAAACAAATTTTAGCAGAATTAGTGGAAAGGATTATGAAATGAATTATGAAGAATCAAAACTTATGGAAGAGCTAAAAAATCGCTAAAAGTATCAAAAAACTACAGAAGAAGATTTAATATCATTATCATGTAACCCAAAATTTTATTCTGTCTTAGGTTCATTTGAAAATATAAATATTTTAAAAAATAAAGATGAATTTAAAAATGGTGAATGGGACATATTTGATAAGTTATCAAAACCCAGACTGGATAAAATGAGATATCTTTATGCACAAAAATATAGGTTAAAAGATATAGCTAAAATGACTGGAGTACCAGTTGAAGTAGTTGAGATAATAAAAAAGCAAAGCTCAAAAAATGGGAAGAGCTGGGTAAAGAGTATGAGGAATGAACAACTTGAGAGTGATGTTATTGCATTATACAGAAAAGGGCATAGTATAGGTGAAATTTCGAGAAAAACAAGGGTCGATGAATCAACTATCAGAGGCAGAAGAGATAGAGCTAGAGCATCTGGGAATCCCTGGTAAAAAAACTTATTTTTTTTCCTCTATAATCTCAAATAGTGCGGAAAATTTTGGAAGATAAAAATCTTCTCTAGGCATTTAAAGATAAGGTTTAGAAAGATATAGTGACAAAAAAATAAAAGAAATATTTTCCTTAATAATGAGGTGGAAAATATAAACCTTTTTGTTACATAATCGTGACATAAAAGGAGGTAAGTTATGGCTAAATACAACAGGGTATCTGCAGAAGTAAAAAGAGATATAAAAAAGGCTTATGAAGCAGGAGTAGATCTCATAGATCTATCTCTCAAATACATGGTCAACTACGGAACCCTAAGGAATATATCAAGTAAGGAACAATGGCAAAAAGGAAAAAGCAAATCAATACTGCAGCAGGCAATCATCGAAGATGATATTAGCAAGAGAGTAGAACTGAGAGACCAGGTGATAGGCCACTATCAAAACCTCCACCAATCCAACCTATCATACTTGATGGAACTGGAAAGAACAGGAGAGAGGCCTAGAGTCAAAGCTCATGAAGAAGCTCTCAAGAATAGAATCTTGGCAACATCAGAGCTATATAAACTGGCAAAGGAACTATTTAGCATCCAGACTCCGATGGAGAAGGTGGACTATGAACTCAGACAGATCAAGTATGAAGTAGGAAAGAGAGCTATAAAAGACGGTGTAGGAGTAATGTTTCTAAGTGATGCAGAGGACGATTAGTTTTGGGTCCTTCTGTGGAGTTTCAGCTTCTTGTGCGGTGGCGAGGCGCGGGCTTTTCCTTGTGGCAGATTTTTTTTAGGGCAGTTCCGATTATAAATTCCAATAAATATTGGGAGGATAAGATGCAGGAGATACAGTCAGATATAAAATTTCTTAGTAAAAAATTTAATTTTTCAGAGAGGTATGCCAGAGATATATTTTTGGAAGCCAGAATGAAAAATGGTGTCTATGACTTCTTAAAGTGCATTGATCTATATGTGATATATAGAGATAAACAGCTAGAGGAGTTTAATGCCAAAAGAGATAAGTTAGCTGAAGTGAGGGCAGAGATAGCCCAATTTAAATTGGAGATCTTGAAAAAAGATTATCATCGAACTGAGGATATTGAACTCTTTCTTGGTGAGCTGACCTCCCGGATAAAATCAAAGGTTCTTTCTATTCCAAATAAGGGAGCCAGGCTAGTAACAGGAGAAACAGAAATTACCAAGGTAGAGGCTGTATTAAAAGATTTTACAGACGATATTTTGAGAGATCTCAGTGACTATGAAAACTTTGAGATATTGGAGGAAGTAAATGCAGGAGAAGACCAAGAAACTATTTAGGAATTCATTAAAAGGTCTTGCACCTCCACTCTCTCTTAGTATAAACCAATGGTCTGACAGCTATAGATATCTATCCAGTGAATCATCTGCTGAAATGGGGAAATGGAATACAGACAGAGCACCATATCAAAGAAAGATGATGGAATGTATAACAGACCCTCTGGTATTTGAGATAACTGTAATGACCTCAAGTCAAGTAGGTAAAACAGAGATACTTCTAAATGCAATAGGAAGATATATGCACCTTGACCCATGTCCGATGATGGTAGTCCAGCCAACAGTGGAAATGGCCAAGACTTTTAGTAAAGACAGGGTGGCGCCTATGGTAAGAGATACTCCCTCGTTAAAGAAGCTGGTTAAGGATTCAAGGAGCAGGGATTCAGGAAATACGGTTATGCAGAAAATGTTTCCAGGAGGACATATAACTTTTGTCGGAGCAAATTCTCCAAGTGCACTGGCTTCAAGGCCGATAAGAATAATTCTTGCTGATGAGGTTGATAGATTCCCAAAGTCAGCAGGTGATGAGGGAGATCCCCTGACACTTGCAGAGAAAAGAACAACTACTTTTTGGAACAGAAAGCATATAAGGGTTTCTACTCCCACTATCAAAAATATTTCCAAGATAGAAAAACTTTATCTGAAATCTTCTCAAGAAAAATGGTGCCTCCCATG from uncultured Ilyobacter sp. includes these protein-coding regions:
- a CDS encoding restriction endonuclease subunit S gives rise to the protein MSYKLVQNLNTLKKLPKNYRLVEFSKLVKDATKNVTKIKKQDYLELGKIPIIDQGQEFIAGYSNDIEKNFYKNKAIIFGDHTRKFKYIDFPFYIGADGVKVLESDLKTVFPKYLYYFFQTLNIPNTGYNRHFKYLKDVKIILPPIPTQIKIAAALDKAQELIDKRKEQIQKYDDLLQSVFLDMFGDPVTNPKGWEVDILKEHLNIVGGYAFKSSLFEETGVPVIKIGTVNKGYFDVNTFSYYNEKYLDSLEKYLVVPNDLLISLTGTVGKEDYGNICRSTNEFSQYFLNQRVAKLQFNKETINDYYAEYTFKNPKFKSEIIKLSRGVRQANISNNDIYSLNISLPPLPLQSQFASIVKKVEEEKKKLETSLSELENNFNSIMQRAFKGELF
- a CDS encoding DEAD/DEAH box helicase family protein; this translates as MSNLNLNTDNFTFLKDDFNDLYNSCAEAEKNCFLNPRTSAFYSRRALEIGVNLVFQLEGITKPFNANLSELMNHYDFCDLFDDKEQLELLKFVRRTGNFAVHSHNVIEQKASLSCLEIIYDFSVWIAYCYGSLEEDQAFNELLIPRTVQEPQEDLLKKMKELEEQLKVQLENSKYEKVDYKKERDFRVKNISEADTRKLYIDMQLREAGWNLEKPNTIEYKVSGMPNNSQEGYADYVLWGSDGKPLAVVEAKKTMKDPEIGKHQVTLYAECLEKEFSQYPVRFYTNGFETYIWETGEVPRRIYGFYRKDELETVIARRDLLLSVEKARKEIKPEIAGRDYQIRAITKVVETYYNKNRKALLVMATGSGKTRTAMSIVNTLANANMVRRVLFLADRTALVNQAKNSFKNYLSDFTQCNLVEVKENDNSRLVFSTYQTMINEIDKLRKDGSRKFGVGYFDLIIVDESHRSIYKKYGAIFDYFDSMLLGLTATPKEEIDRNTYTIFDLPSGEPTDTYNLHEAAEKGYLVLPLVKEIDLKFPEKGIVYSELSEKEQEEYEDTFSDEEGNLPEKIDGTAINSWLFNSNTVEKVLETLMTSGNKIQGGDKLGKTIVFAKDDKHADFVVKTFDKMYPKMGDFCQKITNTVNYSQDLIDRFSDSKKMPQIAVSVDMLDTGIDVPEILNLVFFKKVRSKAKFWQMIGRGTRLCPNIFGPGLDKTDFYIFDFCKNFTFFETNVNELVTKLQESITQRIFNMRTSLLHKLQHVDFQGDEDYKNLWGKLLALLSSEISTLDKNSAFVRKELRYVEKYSDSNELRVLDENKIIEIKNHISHLPFAIQKDDESAKRFDILILSLQLSILENTTKQKTIIRNLGSIGRELEQKGSIPKVAQNKETIKLLNDDAFWAKTSIVELEEIREVLRELMKFLDKGGEQQQIFYTNFEDSIENMEVKDLGFGRYDYLDPKTKLKKILDEHQEDLAVKKLRNNIPLDHEDIDNLETILFKSEIITKDELIEHCGEEFQELTSKYGENPLGYFLRSIVGLEKAAVQKAFSEFLSEGNFSGKQIDFINMIVEHYIRNGNFEKSKLKEKPFSVMHTKGIQGLFPNIEDIKKLAQTIDNINSSAEFKY
- a CDS encoding DUF5655 domain-containing protein, with protein sequence MPLFNKNGEVLNLVKQKNFDFEKELQTLIENNLEEIFSCKFVASEFSTGSVHNGRIDTIAISEDKNPVIIEYKKVESSSLLTQSLYYLSWLKDHQGDFQIAVNKSLGEVEIDWSAIRVICIAPDYKKYDLHAAEMMGAPIELWKYKNYENGMFSLEEVFSREKIIKPKPKQETQIIEPPVWTYERHYNKLGTSALKELLEEIREYSLSLDESVEEAPKKLYIAYKVAKNFMCIETFKKRMLLYLKFTSEDIEKYKTFGRDVTNIGHFGTGNFEFAINGIEDMELAKELIRVSFEGIGE